From the Manis javanica isolate MJ-LG chromosome 11, MJ_LKY, whole genome shotgun sequence genome, one window contains:
- the LOC140844379 gene encoding RNA-binding motif protein, X-linked-like-2, whose protein sequence is MVEADRPGKLFIGGLNPDTDEKALDAAFGKYGPLSEVLLMKDRETSESRGFAFITFESPADAKAAARDMNRKSLDGKVIKVAQATRPVFESGRRGAPPPPSSRGRPRGLREARGGGGGLRRTPSRGGPADHGCYAGDFDPRPPRAPMPLKRGPPRRAGPPPKRAAPSGPARSGDGGMRWRVPAARGLDGYAGPLRREAYLGPREGYAPRDGYSSREYASARDSRDFAPSPREYTCRDYGHSSARDDWPSRSFGERDGYGRDRDYADHPGGSSYRGPLESYGDSRSAAPAPARGPPPSYGGGGRYDEYRASSPDAYGGGRSDRYSRGRDRVGRAGRGLSPTVERLCPPPRDAYSRSGRQAPRGSRPESGAGRSRY, encoded by the coding sequence ATGGTTGAAGCCGACCGTCCTGGGAAGCTGTTTATTGGCGGGCTCAACCCCGACACCGATGAGAAAGCCCTCGACGCCGCGTTTGGCAAGTATGGCCCCCTCAGCGAGGTGCTCTTGATGAAAGACCGCGAAACCAGCGAGTCCAGGGGCTTCGCGTTCATCACCTTTGAGAGCCCCGCCGACGCCAAGGCCGCCGCCAGAGACATGAACCGCAAGTCCCTGGATGGTAAGGTCATCAAGGTGGCCCAGGCCACCAGGCCGGTGTTTGAGAGCGGCCGCCGgggcgcgccgccgccgcccagcAGCCGCGGTCGCCCGAGGGGCCTGCGCGAGGCccgcgggggcggcggcggcctGCGGCGCACCCCCTCCCGGGGCGGGCCGGCCGACCACGGCTGCTACGCGGGGGATTTCGATCCGCGGCCCCCCAGGGCCCCGATGCCCTTGAAGCGTGGGCCGCCGCGCAGGGCCGGGCCGCCGCCCAAGAGGGCCGCGCCGTCAGGGCCCGCTCGCAGCGGCGACGGGGGAATGCGCTGGCGGGTCCCGGCCGCGCGGGGCCTAGACGGCTACGCGGGCCCGCTGCGCCGCGAAGCTTACCTGGGCCCCCGGGAGGGCTACGCGCCCAGAGACGGCTACTCGAGCCGAGAGTACGCGAGCGCCCGCGACTCCCGCGACTTCGCGCCCTCGCCCAGGGAGTACACCTGTCGCGACTACGGCCACTCCAGCGCCCGCGACGACTGGCCGTCGAGAAGCTTCGGCGAGCGAGACGGCTACGGCCGCGATCGTGACTACGCGGATCATCCGGGCGGAAGCTCCTACCGAGGCCCCTTGGAGAGTTATGGGGACTCGCGCAgcgccgcgcccgcgcccgcgcggGGGCCCCCGCCATCTTACGGCGGAGGCGGACGCTACGACGAGTACCGGGCCTCCTCGCCCGACGCCTACGGCGGCGGCCGCAGCGACCGCTACTCGAGGGGCCGCGACCGGGTGGGCAGGGCCGGCCGCGGGCTCTCGCCGACGGTGGAGAGGCTGTGTCCGCCGCCGCGCGATGCGTACAGCCGGTCGGGCCGCCAGGCCCCCCGCGGAAGCCGCCCGGAGAGCGGGGCTGGTCGGAGCAGATACTAA